Proteins found in one Pongo pygmaeus isolate AG05252 chromosome 8, NHGRI_mPonPyg2-v2.0_pri, whole genome shotgun sequence genomic segment:
- the BAMBI gene encoding BMP and activin membrane-bound inhibitor homolog, with the protein MDRHSSYIFIWLQLELCAMAVLLTKGEIRCYCDAAHCVATGYMCKSELSACFSRLLDPQNSNSPLTHGCLDSLASTTDICQAKQARNHSGTTMPTLECCHEDMCNYRGLHDVLSPPRGEASGQGNRYQHDGSRNLITKVQELTSSKELWFRAAVIAVPIAGGLILVLLIMLALRMLRSENKRLQDQRQQMLSRLHYSFHGHHSKKGQVAKLDLECMVPVSGHENCCLTCDKMRQADLSNDKILSLVHWGMYSGHGKLEFV; encoded by the exons ATGGATCGCCACTCCAGCTACATCTTCATCTGGCTGCAGCTGGAGCTCTGCGCCATGGCCGTGCTGCTCACCAAAG GTGAAATTCGATGCTACTGTGATGCGGCCCACTGTGTAGCCACTGGTTATATGTGTAAATCTGAGCTCAGCGCCTGCTTCTCTAGACTTCTTGATCCTCAGAACTCAAATTCCCCACTCACCCATGGCTGCCTGGACTCTCTTGCAAGCACGACAGACATCTGCCAAGCCAAACAGGCCCGAAACCACTccggcaccaccatgcccacatTGGAATGCTGTCATGAAGACATGTGCAATTACAGAGGGCTGCACGATGTTCTCTCTCCTCCCAGGGGTGAGGCCTCAG GACAAGGAAACAGGTATCAGCATGATGGTAGCAGAAACCTTATCACCAAGGTGCAGGAGCTGACTTCTTCCAAAGAGTTGTGGTTCCGGGCGGCGGTCATTGCCGTGCCCATTGCTGGAGGGCTGATTTTAGTGTTGCTTATTATGTTGGCCCTGAGGATGCTTCGAAGTGAAAACAAGAGGCTGCAGGATCAGCGGCAACAGATGCTCTCCCGTTTGCACTACAGCTTTCACGGACACCATTCCAAAAAGGGGCAGGTTGCAAAGTTAGACTTGGAATGCATGGTGCCGGTCAGTGGGCACGAGAACTGCTGTCTGACCTGTGATAAAATGAGACAAGCAGACCTCAGCAACGATAAGATCCTCTCGCTTGTTCACTGGGGCATGTACAGTGGGCACGGGAAGCTGGAATTCGTATGA